The DNA segment AATACAACCTCAGCTTCGTGCTGCACAAGGTGACGCCGGAGGTCAGCGAGAAGCTCAACGACTGGCTCGGCAAGATGTCGCCGAAGCCGGCGCCGGCTCCCGCCGCGGCTCCGCCTCCGCCGCCCGCGACCCCGCCGCCGAATCAACTGCCGCCTATGCCCGAGATCCCGCCGATGCCGACGCTCGCGCCGGCCGCGAACGCCGTCCCGCCGCCGCCTTCGCTGATACCGCCGCCTCCGCCTTTGAGCGGCATCCCTTCGGCGTCGATCTTGCCGCCCCCGGGCGACATACTTCCGCCGATCCCGCTGCCGCCGGGTATGACGCCGCCCCCGCCGGCCGCCCTGCCGCCGGCGAAGGAGCCCTTGATCTCCCTCGGACCCGAGGCCGCGTTCACGCCTCCCGCCCCGATGTCGCCGCCGCCCGCGCCCGTTCCGACGCCCGCGCCGGCGCCGGCGCCGGCGACGGCTCCGCCCACCGAGGTGCGCATGGCCACGCCGGGTCCGGCTGCGACCCCCGCTCCGGCCGAGGCGGCGCCGATCGCCGTGAACCCCGCCTCGACGGCGCTGACCGACGAGCTGCGTCCCGATTGGACCTTCGAGACCTTGCTCGTCGGCGCGTACAACCGCTTCGCGCACGCGGCGGCGATGTCGGTGGTGACCTCTCCGGGCTCGATGTACAACCCTCTTTTCCTTTACGGCGTGCCGGGGACCGGCAAGTCCCATCTTCTGTACGCGATCGCGAACTCCATGTCGAAGGGGCTCGGCACGTCGTCCTTGCTGGTGACCTCGGGGGCGCGCCTCTCGCGCGTGGTGAGCGCCGCCGCCGCGAGCGGGAACATGGCCGCGATCGACAAGAAGGTCGCGGACTCCAAGGCGATCTTCGTCGACGACATCCACCTGCTCGCGATCACCGACCAGAACAAGGACCTCCTCGCCAAGATCTTCAAGTCGTTCTTCGACCGCAGCCAGCAGGTCGTCATCACCTCGATGTACCCGCCGAAGGCGCTCGGCACGCTCGAGGAGGCCCTGAAGTTCACGTTCTCCAAGGGCTGGTCGGTGGACCTGAAGATCCCGAGCCCGAACATCCAGCGCGACCTCGTCGCGGCCGTGGCCGACCGGGTCGGCGCCCAGCTCAGCGGCGACGAGATCGGCCAGCTCTCGGACAAGCTGATCCTGTGGGGCTATCCCGACATGTCACTGTGGACGCGGCGGATCGCGGCCCTGCGCAGGATCCGCGCGGCCGCCGGCCAGCCCTCGCCGCTGATGGACCTGCTGCGGATCATCTACGAGCCGATCACGATCGGGTCCGAGGCGCCGCCCGTGTCGACGGCGGCCGC comes from the Elusimicrobiota bacterium genome and includes:
- a CDS encoding ATP-binding protein; translation: MDRWEIRPSPNAEDPQRHLLLLRGGVADVAAVLKKFGALCGRPTPLDGEEYNLSFVLHKVTPEVSEKLNDWLGKMSPKPAPAPAAAPPPPPATPPPNQLPPMPEIPPMPTLAPAANAVPPPPSLIPPPPPLSGIPSASILPPPGDILPPIPLPPGMTPPPPAALPPAKEPLISLGPEAAFTPPAPMSPPPAPVPTPAPAPAPATAPPTEVRMATPGPAATPAPAEAAPIAVNPASTALTDELRPDWTFETLLVGAYNRFAHAAAMSVVTSPGSMYNPLFLYGVPGTGKSHLLYAIANSMSKGLGTSSLLVTSGARLSRVVSAAAASGNMAAIDKKVADSKAIFVDDIHLLAITDQNKDLLAKIFKSFFDRSQQVVITSMYPPKALGTLEEALKFTFSKGWSVDLKIPSPNIQRDLVAAVADRVGAQLSGDEIGQLSDKLILWGYPDMSLWTRRIAALRRIRAAAGQPSPLMDLLRIIYEPITIGSEAPPVSTAAATFSPPGAPAGSEPLAIVVPKGQQGLGEYAASLFLDTGVKNGFTRPYRYAMMGTYDAMQQVGVPFQIADMCHRAGVSRALVVGPGADSPLAARANEFGHAVRRILDSSGVATGWVPHAQVHIAAHYVNAHLDFER